A part of Paenibacillus donghaensis genomic DNA contains:
- the aroB gene encoding 3-dehydroquinate synthase — protein sequence MRTIRVELGERSYPIHIGSGLLKNIGAYCQEAGFALRSPLLVVSDSTVAPLYLPQVEEALRSQGYQVVTHIFPAGEASKSLAVYEDVMTTAIQGGLDRHSAILALGGGVVGDLAGYVAATYMRGIGFMQIPTTILAHDSSVGGKVAVNHPLAKNMIGAFYQPAMVVYDLDTLLTLPPRQVSSGLAEAIKHGLITDEVFAYWCREHAEELLALDLEALGYALELGCSIKAKVVGNDERENGLRAVLNLGHTIGHAIEAVGGYGVFLHGEAIAIGMAGSALLAAKLGRDRAIYEETVSMLTALSLPIRLPEQYSEDDLMEAMKHDKKFKEGKMTFIIPEAIGSVSIVNDIDEQLVREVLAQLKKEDNPW from the coding sequence ATGCGCACCATCAGGGTTGAACTGGGCGAGCGCTCCTATCCTATTCATATCGGCAGTGGACTACTGAAGAATATCGGAGCCTACTGCCAGGAAGCGGGGTTTGCGCTGCGGAGTCCGCTGCTGGTGGTCAGCGACAGCACGGTAGCCCCGCTGTATCTGCCGCAGGTTGAAGAAGCGCTGCGCTCGCAAGGGTACCAGGTGGTCACCCACATCTTCCCGGCAGGAGAAGCCTCCAAATCCCTTGCCGTTTACGAGGATGTCATGACAACAGCCATCCAGGGCGGCCTTGACCGCCATTCTGCCATACTGGCGCTGGGCGGCGGAGTCGTGGGCGATCTGGCCGGTTATGTCGCGGCAACCTATATGCGGGGAATCGGCTTCATGCAGATTCCCACGACCATTCTGGCGCATGACAGCAGTGTAGGCGGCAAGGTGGCGGTCAATCATCCGCTGGCCAAGAATATGATCGGCGCGTTCTACCAGCCGGCTATGGTCGTCTATGATCTGGATACGCTGCTGACCCTGCCGCCCCGCCAGGTATCCTCAGGTCTGGCAGAAGCCATCAAGCATGGCTTGATTACGGATGAGGTCTTCGCCTACTGGTGCCGTGAGCATGCAGAGGAGCTGCTGGCTCTGGATCTGGAGGCGCTTGGGTATGCGCTGGAGCTTGGCTGCTCCATCAAGGCCAAGGTCGTGGGCAACGATGAACGCGAGAATGGCCTCCGCGCCGTGCTGAATCTCGGCCATACCATCGGTCACGCGATTGAGGCTGTCGGCGGTTACGGCGTGTTTCTGCACGGTGAAGCCATTGCGATCGGCATGGCCGGCTCAGCTCTTCTGGCTGCGAAGCTGGGGCGGGACCGCGCCATCTATGAAGAGACGGTCTCCATGCTTACTGCGCTGTCATTGCCGATAAGATTGCCGGAGCAATATAGCGAAGATGACCTGATGGAAGCGATGAAGCATGATAAGAAATTCAAAGAAGGCAAGATGACCTTCATTATTCCGGAGGCTATTGGCTCCGTAAGCATAGTTAATGATATCGACGAGCAGCTGGTGCGAGAGGTGCTGGCCCAGCTCAAGAAGGAGGACAACCCGTGGTAA
- a CDS encoding CheR family methyltransferase, producing the protein MSEREEAIGVADPDYIGFIQNVKQSTGIDLAQYKEAQMKRRLTTLRMKNGYQTFREFFAAMMKDKALFYEFLDRMTINVSEFWRNPNRWEVLRDVILPELQHGNRRLKLWSAACSTGEEPYTLAMIMADKDSLAQTGILATDIDDGALSKAKQALYLERSLKDVPKDVAARYFKPEGPVFKVSDTLKKNIDFRKQNLLLDKFDTGFDLIICRNVMIYFTEEAKNLLYHKFSASLRPGGYLFVGSTEQIFTPAQYGLESTETFFYRKK; encoded by the coding sequence ATGTCTGAACGTGAAGAAGCAATAGGGGTTGCTGACCCGGATTACATCGGTTTTATTCAGAATGTCAAGCAAAGCACAGGAATTGATCTGGCCCAGTATAAGGAAGCGCAGATGAAGCGTCGCCTGACTACCTTGAGAATGAAGAACGGCTATCAGACCTTTCGTGAGTTTTTTGCGGCCATGATGAAGGACAAGGCGCTGTTCTATGAATTTCTGGACCGGATGACGATTAATGTGTCGGAGTTCTGGCGGAATCCGAACCGCTGGGAGGTGCTGCGCGATGTGATTCTGCCTGAGCTGCAGCACGGCAACCGCAGATTGAAGTTGTGGAGCGCCGCTTGCTCCACCGGTGAGGAGCCTTATACACTGGCAATGATCATGGCAGACAAGGATTCTTTGGCCCAGACCGGAATCCTGGCTACAGATATCGATGACGGAGCGTTGTCCAAGGCTAAGCAAGCCCTATATCTGGAGCGTTCCCTTAAGGATGTGCCGAAAGATGTAGCGGCTCGGTATTTCAAGCCGGAAGGACCTGTATTCAAGGTCAGCGATACACTTAAGAAAAATATCGATTTCCGTAAGCAGAACCTGCTGCTCGATAAATTCGATACGGGCTTCGATCTCATTATCTGCCGCAATGTGATGATCTATTTCACGGAAGAGGCCAAGAATCTGCTCTACCACAAGTTCTCTGCCAGTCTGCGGCCGGGGGGATATCTGTTCGTGGGCAGCACGGAGCAGATCTTCACACCGGCCCAATACGGGCTGGAATCGACGGAAACCTTCTTCTACCGCAAGAAGTAA
- a CDS encoding menaquinone biosynthetic enzyme MqnA/MqnD family protein → MGVSDHTIIGKISYTNSWPVFHNFHPSALGSPAEMVSEVPAILNRGMSEGTIHVGALSSFAYAEASDRLLLLPDLSVSADGPVGSILLFSRVPAEQLNQAEIAVTNTSATSVNLLKILMERALGVMPEYQVAAPDLEQMMSGSDACLLIGDQAIRASWDPQGYIVTDLGALWKSWTGLSMTFAVWAVNRDAAREKPEAIAEIAGAFLKSKRSGLNHLQPIVREACSEIGGTAAYWDGYFHNLCYDFGERQQEGLNLYFRHAYEMGLLQQEVKMELWSDSLLTRVKE, encoded by the coding sequence ATGGGCGTAAGTGACCATACCATCATCGGCAAGATCAGCTACACCAATTCATGGCCGGTATTTCACAATTTTCATCCTTCTGCCTTAGGCTCTCCGGCGGAAATGGTGAGTGAAGTGCCTGCCATTCTTAATCGGGGGATGAGCGAGGGGACGATCCATGTGGGCGCATTGTCCTCCTTTGCTTATGCCGAAGCCAGTGACCGCTTGCTGCTGCTGCCCGATCTGTCGGTCAGTGCGGACGGTCCGGTCGGATCGATTCTACTGTTCTCGCGTGTACCTGCGGAGCAACTGAACCAGGCTGAGATTGCCGTTACTAATACATCTGCTACCTCAGTGAACCTGTTGAAGATACTTATGGAGAGGGCTTTGGGCGTAATGCCTGAGTATCAGGTGGCCGCGCCTGATCTGGAACAGATGATGAGCGGCAGCGATGCCTGCCTGCTGATTGGGGACCAGGCGATCCGGGCTTCCTGGGACCCTCAGGGGTATATTGTCACGGATCTGGGAGCATTATGGAAATCATGGACAGGTCTTTCGATGACCTTCGCAGTCTGGGCGGTGAACCGGGATGCGGCCAGGGAGAAGCCTGAGGCGATTGCCGAAATTGCCGGAGCTTTTCTTAAGAGCAAGCGGAGCGGGCTTAACCATCTGCAGCCTATTGTCCGTGAAGCCTGCAGCGAAATTGGTGGAACCGCGGCTTACTGGGACGGGTATTTTCATAATTTATGTTATGATTTTGGAGAAAGGCAGCAGGAAGGTCTGAACCTCTATTTCCGCCATGCTTATGAGATGGGCCTGCTGCAGCAGGAAGTGAAGATGGAGCTTTGGAGCGACAGCCTGCTGACACGGGTGAAGGAATGA
- the aroC gene encoding chorismate synthase: protein MSLRYLTAGETHGPQLTAIIEGLPSNLTLDFEELNFQLHRRQKGYGRGRRMQIEKDTAQIVGGVRHGYTTGAPVALIVENKDWTHWKNIMNVEPVPGSDEEKRRVNRPRPGHADLNGGLKYNHTDLRNVLERSSARETAARVACGAVARQLLAAFGVKVAGQVIRIGEVEAPANNLPIDELIEQTEQSSVRVVDKETELRMEAYIDKIKEEGDSIGGIVECIVEGLPIGLGSHVQADRKLDAAIAGAVVSINAFKGVEIGIGFEAGKLRGSQVHDEIMYDAAKGYYRSSNRLGGFEGGMTNGMPVVVRAVMKPIPTLYKPLQSVDIDTKEPFTAQVERSDACAVPAACVVLESVVAWELAKAFLDKFGGDSLEEIRANYNNYLAQLESY from the coding sequence ATGAGTTTACGCTATTTAACAGCGGGGGAAACGCACGGGCCCCAGCTTACAGCCATTATTGAGGGATTGCCCAGCAATCTGACCTTGGATTTCGAGGAACTTAATTTCCAGCTGCACCGTCGCCAGAAGGGCTACGGCCGCGGACGCCGAATGCAGATCGAGAAGGATACCGCACAAATCGTCGGGGGGGTACGCCATGGCTATACCACAGGTGCCCCGGTGGCGCTGATTGTGGAGAACAAGGACTGGACCCACTGGAAGAACATTATGAATGTTGAACCGGTACCGGGCAGTGATGAAGAGAAGCGCCGTGTCAACCGCCCACGTCCGGGCCATGCCGATCTGAACGGTGGATTGAAATACAACCATACGGATCTGCGCAATGTGCTGGAACGCTCAAGTGCGCGGGAGACGGCAGCCCGAGTCGCCTGCGGAGCCGTAGCGAGACAGCTGCTGGCCGCATTTGGCGTCAAGGTAGCCGGTCAGGTGATCCGCATCGGTGAAGTTGAGGCTCCGGCCAACAACCTGCCGATAGATGAATTGATTGAACAGACCGAGCAGTCCTCTGTCCGGGTGGTAGATAAAGAGACCGAGCTTAGAATGGAAGCCTACATTGACAAGATCAAGGAAGAGGGCGACTCCATCGGCGGTATCGTGGAATGTATCGTGGAAGGCCTGCCGATTGGCCTCGGCAGCCATGTGCAGGCTGACCGCAAGCTGGACGCAGCAATCGCAGGTGCCGTAGTGTCGATCAATGCCTTCAAGGGTGTGGAAATCGGCATCGGGTTCGAAGCCGGCAAGCTGCGCGGCTCGCAGGTGCATGATGAGATCATGTACGATGCGGCCAAGGGCTACTACCGGTCTAGCAACCGGCTGGGCGGCTTCGAGGGTGGGATGACCAACGGAATGCCGGTGGTGGTGCGTGCGGTCATGAAGCCGATTCCGACCTTGTACAAGCCGCTGCAGAGTGTGGATATTGACACGAAGGAGCCGTTCACTGCCCAGGTGGAGCGTTCGGATGCCTGTGCAGTCCCTGCAGCTTGTGTAGTGCTGGAGAGTGTTGTGGCCTGGGAACTGGCCAAGGCGTTCCTGGACAAATTCGGCGGCGATTCGCTGGAGGAAATCCGGGCCAATTACAACAATTATCTGGCACAGCTGGAGAGCTACTAG
- the ndk gene encoding nucleoside-diphosphate kinase — MEQTYLMVKPDGVQRGLIGRIITRFEEKGFKLVAGKLITVTQEQAKRHYAEHEGKDFFPELVAFITSGPVFAMVWEGDNVVALSRMAIGKTQVSEALPGTIRGDFASHTPLNLIHGSDSPQSAEREIANFFAPDELAVYNKDIAAWT; from the coding sequence ATGGAACAGACTTATCTGATGGTCAAACCGGACGGAGTGCAGCGCGGATTAATCGGGCGGATTATCACCCGTTTCGAGGAGAAGGGCTTCAAGCTGGTTGCCGGCAAGCTGATCACCGTGACGCAGGAGCAGGCCAAGCGGCATTATGCCGAGCATGAAGGCAAGGATTTCTTCCCGGAGCTGGTAGCCTTCATTACCTCAGGACCGGTGTTTGCGATGGTATGGGAAGGCGACAATGTGGTAGCCTTATCCCGCATGGCGATCGGCAAGACCCAAGTAAGTGAAGCTCTGCCGGGTACCATCCGCGGCGATTTCGCCAGTCATACGCCGCTTAATCTGATCCACGGTTCAGACTCTCCGCAAAGTGCGGAAAGAGAAATCGCCAATTTCTTTGCGCCGGATGAACTGGCTGTATATAACAAAGACATCGCAGCCTGGACATAA
- a CDS encoding UbiA-like polyprenyltransferase has product MFKKIGIFLQMIKFEHTVFALPFAFMGALLGSVVMFGSLPSWGKIGWIVIAMFGARSAAMGLNRLIDRISDAKNPRTSGRAIPAGLLKVGEVVIFIGISFFLLFWAAFKLNPLSAKLLPIAVFLLVFYSFTKRFTWACHIILGLTIALAPLGGWVAVTGTIDWTAMIFYFTIVFWTAGFDIIYSCQDVEFDKRERLHSIPVRFGVARALGIARVCHVLTGIGFISLLFITDLSWLYVIGMVIAYIILFYEHHIVSPNDLSRLQTAFFTMNGVLSIVVFSFTLLDLVVQFYK; this is encoded by the coding sequence ATGTTTAAGAAAATCGGCATTTTTTTGCAAATGATCAAGTTTGAGCATACCGTATTTGCTTTACCGTTCGCGTTCATGGGCGCCCTGCTGGGTTCGGTGGTCATGTTCGGCTCCCTGCCCTCCTGGGGCAAGATCGGCTGGATCGTCATCGCCATGTTTGGCGCAAGAAGCGCAGCGATGGGCTTGAACCGGCTGATTGACCGGATCAGCGACGCCAAGAACCCGCGCACCTCGGGAAGAGCGATTCCCGCCGGGCTGCTGAAGGTCGGAGAGGTAGTTATTTTTATCGGCATATCCTTCTTCCTGCTGTTCTGGGCCGCGTTCAAGCTGAACCCCTTATCGGCTAAGCTGCTGCCTATAGCGGTATTCCTGCTGGTCTTCTATTCCTTCACCAAACGCTTCACCTGGGCCTGTCATATTATTCTCGGGCTGACGATTGCGCTCGCCCCGCTGGGCGGCTGGGTCGCGGTAACCGGAACGATTGACTGGACGGCGATGATCTTCTATTTCACCATTGTGTTCTGGACCGCCGGCTTCGATATTATTTATTCCTGCCAGGATGTTGAGTTCGACAAGAGGGAAAGACTGCATTCTATCCCGGTACGTTTCGGTGTGGCTCGCGCACTGGGAATTGCCCGTGTATGTCATGTGTTGACGGGGATTGGTTTCATATCCCTGCTCTTTATTACAGATTTAAGCTGGCTTTATGTGATCGGAATGGTAATTGCTTACATTATACTGTTCTATGAGCACCATATTGTATCACCCAATGATTTGAGTCGCCTGCAGACTGCCTTCTTCACCATGAACGGTGTACTCAGCATTGTGGTCTTCTCATTTACTCTGCTTGATCTGGTGGTGCAGTTCTATAAATGA
- a CDS encoding polyprenyl synthetase family protein, which produces MKRLQLFGLLNKDMDQIEKELYRSVQGDDELLTETSMHLLKAGGKRLRPVFVLMGGKFGHYDLEKLKRVAVPLELIHSASLVHDDVIDDAELRRGELTVKAKWGNRIAMYTGDYIYAKALVMTTELKNPRIHQILSKAMVEMSIGEMEQIRDFFNSEQSVRHYLRRIRRKTALLIAVSCQLGALAADADAESARLLYNYGYNVGMAFQIRDDLLDLSGTEKQIGKPPGSDMRQGNITLPVIYSLQDARLRAPLLEEIEGIREERLGVGRAIDLILSGDGIRRSEELAARYIAKALASLDQLPSNKTKRSLRDIAFFVTGRAY; this is translated from the coding sequence ATGAAACGACTGCAACTATTCGGATTGCTGAATAAAGATATGGATCAGATTGAGAAGGAGCTGTACCGAAGCGTACAGGGCGACGACGAACTGCTGACCGAAACCTCCATGCATCTGCTGAAGGCCGGGGGCAAACGCCTGCGTCCGGTATTTGTGCTGATGGGCGGCAAGTTCGGCCACTACGATCTGGAGAAGTTGAAGCGGGTAGCCGTGCCGCTGGAGCTGATTCACAGCGCTTCCCTGGTCCATGACGATGTGATCGACGATGCTGAGCTGCGGCGCGGTGAACTGACTGTCAAGGCCAAATGGGGCAACAGAATTGCGATGTATACCGGGGACTACATCTATGCCAAAGCGCTGGTGATGACTACAGAGTTGAAGAATCCGCGCATTCACCAGATTCTGTCCAAGGCGATGGTGGAGATGTCCATCGGCGAAATGGAGCAGATTCGTGATTTCTTCAACAGCGAGCAGAGTGTGCGCCATTATCTGCGGCGGATTCGCCGCAAGACGGCGCTGCTGATTGCCGTCAGCTGCCAGCTGGGCGCGCTCGCCGCCGATGCGGACGCTGAGTCGGCAAGGCTGCTCTATAACTATGGCTATAACGTGGGCATGGCTTTTCAGATCCGCGACGATCTGCTGGATCTGTCCGGAACGGAGAAGCAGATCGGCAAGCCGCCGGGCAGCGATATGCGTCAGGGCAACATCACGTTGCCCGTGATCTACAGCCTGCAGGACGCAAGACTCCGCGCACCGCTGCTGGAGGAGATTGAGGGCATCCGCGAGGAGCGTCTCGGCGTAGGAAGAGCTATTGACTTGATTCTCAGCGGAGACGGCATCCGGCGTTCCGAGGAGCTGGCTGCGCGCTATATCGCCAAAGCCCTTGCTTCTCTCGACCAGTTGCCAAGCAACAAGACGAAACGCAGCCTGCGCGATATCGCTTTTTTCGTAACAGGACGGGCTTATTAA
- a CDS encoding demethylmenaquinone methyltransferase produces the protein MTMDQGSRPVPEHSGKPKEQFVHSVFESIAGKYDLMNDILSFRRHKSWRKFAMRKMAIKQGDSAVDLCCGTCDWSIALAEASKSGEVMGIDFSAGMLEVGRRKVEERQLQDRISLVQGNAMALPFGDHSFDYATIGFGLRNVPDLEQVLREMKRVVKPGGMVVCLELSKPMKQPFKGIYYFYFQRVLPLMGKLFAKRYEQYKWLPESLAVFPDREQLAAIFRETGLKSVESYPLTGGIAALHIGLKENSDV, from the coding sequence ATGACTATGGACCAAGGCAGCAGACCTGTCCCTGAACATTCCGGCAAGCCCAAAGAACAGTTTGTGCATTCAGTGTTCGAGAGCATTGCCGGCAAATATGATCTGATGAATGATATTCTGAGCTTCCGCCGACATAAGTCCTGGCGCAAGTTCGCTATGCGCAAAATGGCCATAAAACAAGGCGATTCCGCTGTTGATTTATGCTGTGGCACCTGCGATTGGAGCATTGCCCTTGCAGAAGCCAGCAAGTCTGGCGAAGTAATGGGGATTGATTTCAGCGCAGGGATGCTGGAGGTAGGCCGCCGCAAAGTGGAGGAGCGCCAGCTGCAGGACCGGATTTCGCTGGTGCAGGGCAACGCGATGGCGCTGCCGTTCGGAGATCACTCCTTCGACTATGCCACGATCGGATTCGGTCTGCGCAATGTGCCTGACCTGGAGCAGGTGCTCCGCGAAATGAAACGGGTGGTTAAGCCGGGTGGAATGGTGGTTTGCCTGGAGCTGTCTAAACCCATGAAACAACCCTTCAAGGGGATCTATTATTTCTATTTCCAGCGGGTGCTGCCGCTAATGGGCAAATTGTTCGCGAAGCGTTACGAGCAGTACAAATGGCTGCCGGAATCGCTGGCGGTATTTCCCGACCGCGAGCAGCTCGCTGCTATATTCCGTGAAACCGGACTAAAGAGCGTGGAGTCCTATCCCTTGACCGGAGGCATCGCGGCATTACATATTGGGCTCAAGGAGAACTCTGATGTTTAA
- a CDS encoding UbiX family flavin prenyltransferase, whose amino-acid sequence MTPNPKSYVVGITGASGAVYGFRLIESLLSLGYTVHLVVSNAGWRVCKEEMGLNVTSREEFLQERFGGYPGKLLYHPVADIGASIASGSFRVEGMIIMPCSMGTLSAIASGSSDNLMTRAADVMLKEGRPLVLVPRETPLHAIHLENMLKLSRLGVRMIPAMPAFYFGPQSMEDLIDFMVGKVLDSFNIEHTLFRRWGE is encoded by the coding sequence ATGACTCCTAATCCAAAAAGCTATGTGGTGGGAATCACTGGGGCGAGCGGAGCAGTCTATGGCTTCCGCCTGATAGAAAGTCTGCTCTCACTGGGATACACCGTTCATCTGGTGGTCAGCAACGCAGGCTGGCGTGTCTGCAAGGAAGAAATGGGCCTGAATGTGACATCCAGGGAAGAGTTTCTGCAGGAGCGTTTTGGCGGTTACCCCGGCAAGCTGCTCTATCACCCTGTAGCCGATATAGGCGCTTCGATCGCCAGCGGATCTTTCCGGGTGGAGGGTATGATCATCATGCCTTGTTCAATGGGAACCTTGTCAGCTATCGCCAGCGGCAGCTCGGACAACCTGATGACCCGGGCGGCGGATGTGATGCTGAAGGAAGGCCGCCCGCTGGTGCTGGTTCCCCGTGAGACTCCGCTGCATGCGATCCACCTGGAGAATATGCTGAAGCTGTCCCGCCTTGGCGTAAGGATGATTCCGGCCATGCCAGCCTTTTATTTCGGCCCGCAGAGCATGGAGGATCTGATCGATTTCATGGTGGGCAAGGTGCTGGACAGCTTCAATATCGAACATACTTTATTTCGCAGATGGGGGGAATAA